A portion of the Malassezia japonica chromosome 3, complete sequence genome contains these proteins:
- the EXO84 gene encoding exocyst complex component exo84 (EggNog:ENOG503NXG5; COG:U): MSRSLRSRPTTLYAKDEHVAGMSMPTGVRNYSHPRPMKKPVPNEADAEDKVRNRLSMRYASGATAVPGSYSGNLSMLAPIAGVPEEEEGEPAAEQAPPEPLAYLQATPGKTNAPLPALPVASPNVPPSEAWEAFSRTPQVDMGAFAQDNFDARAFVSTQLQQQNETGLRSLKDTLTTAQNSTQKQLKTQVFKNYSEFITISKEIATLENDMLEFKDLLSEWKQLPQQLQIDDPIGDNGRPWGGDVVAGALKGNRSSLVDLEQIYKAQIAALWENIEGSQKFVPYVPGRHLIAETSQFVEVNAATYKPKQAVALFLLDDLLLIAVQRKRHYGSKVHLVAEQCFGLSEIVVVDLKDGKELKNALKIKRGKEVFVYRTEKAQDKRALLNAFRRVGEDLGNKMKRERKSRTDPKRPEALADSMDFTPGAMPGDGEKQERSPEQPDLAPWLNGVIDELAVHIALREWEEAVALVEEGKRRLANRPVSEGPLYLLVENFNSCASELVNAISAELVSPYQRKATVVLDASLLLRLDKGREARDLLLTARTELLRRRTRQIKYEGDVSLYISELAMLYFTLIKNTGDWYMTAFKDYKMASGFVQWASDQVRSYAETFRRQVYGVDQDPGVIQEAKEITMNCAQILNDVGLQLTFLLDDLLRPDEETGPVPSLTVTGVEAR, encoded by the exons ATGTCgcggtcgctgcgctcgcgtccGACGACGCTGTATGCGAAGGATGAGCATGTGGCTGGCATGTCGATGCCTACGGGCGTACGGAACTACTCGCACCCGCGGCCTATGAAGAAGCCCGTGCCAAATGAGGCGGATGCCGAGGACAAGGTGCGGAATCGTCTGTCGATGCGCTATGCGTCCGGAGCGACGGCCGTCCCTGGCTCGTACTCCGGCAACCTGAGCATGCTTGCGCCGATTGCAGGAGTTCcagaggaggaagagggAGAGCCGGCAGCGGAGCAGGCGCCTCCCGAACCTCTTGCGTACTTGCAGGCGACGCCCGGCAAGACcaatgcgccgctgcctgCGCTGCCGGTCGCCTCGCCAAATGTACCGCCGTCCGAGGCATGGGAAGCCTtttcgcgcacgccgcaggTGGATATGGGCGCGTTTGCACAGGACAAtttcgacgcgcgcgcattTGTCTcgacgcagctgcagcagcagaaCGAGACAGGACTGCGTAGCCTCAAGGACACGCTCACCACGGCGCAAAACTCGACACAGAAGCAGCTCAAGACGCAGGTATTCAAGAACTACTCCGAGTTTATTACGATCAGTAAGGAGATTGCGACACTCGAAAACGATATGCTCGAGTTCAAGGACCTCCTTTCGGAATGGAAGCAGCTTCCGCAGCAGCTCCAGATTGACGATCCGATCGGCGACAATGGGCGGCCGTGGGGCGGAGACGTTGTCGCAGGCGCACTCAAAGGCAACCGCAGCTCGCTGGTCGATCTGGAACAAATTTACAAAGCGCAGATTGCAGCGCTGTGGGAAAACATCGAGGGTTCGCAAAAGTTTGTGCCTTACGTGCCTGGACGTCATCTGATTGCGGAAACGAGCCAATTTGTCGAGGTGAATGCGGCGACATACAAACCCAAGCAGGCAGTCGCCCTCTTTTTGCTCGACGATCTCCTGCTGAttgccgtgcagcgcaagcggcaTTACGGCAGCAAGGTCCACCTTGTAGCGGAGCAGTGCTTTGGTCTCTCTGAGATTGTCGTTGTCGATCTCAAAGACGGCAAGGAGCTCAAGAATGCGCTCAAGATCAAACGGGGCAAGGAGGTGTTTGTCTACCGCACAGAAAAGGCCCAGGAcaagcgcgcgctgctgaaTGCGTTCCGCCGTGTCGGCGAGGACCTAGGCAACAAGATGAAACGCGAGCGCAAGTCGCGCACCGACCCGAAGCGCCCCGAAGCACTCGCCGACTCGATGGACTTTACGCCGGGCGCCATgccgggcgacggcgaAAAGCAGGAGCGGTCTCCCGAGCAGCCCGACCTTGCGCCGTGGCTCAACGGCGTGAttgacgagctcgccgtTCACATTGCTTTGCGCGAGTGGGAAGAAgccgtggcgctcgtcgaggagggTAAGCGTCGACTCGCCAACCGGCCTGTATCCGAAGGGCCGCTCTATCTCCTTGTGGAAAACTTCAACTCGTGCGCCAGTGAGCTGGTGAACGCGATCAGTGCAGAGCTCGTGTCGCCTTATcagcgcaaggcgaccgtcgtgctcgatgcgagtctgctgctgcgcctcgacaaaGGCCGCGAGGCACGCGATTTGCTGCTTacggcgcgcaccgagctcctccgtcggcgcacgcgccagaTCAAGTACGAGGGTGATGTTAGCCTGTACATTTCTGAGCTCGCGATGCTCTACTTTACGCTCATCAAAAACACGGGCGATTGGTACATGACCGCCTTCAAAGACTACAAAATGGCTTCGG GCTTTGTCCAGTGGGCCTCGGACCAGGTACGCTCCTATGCCGAGACGTTCCGCCGCCAGGTCTATGGCGTGGACCAGGACCCCGGCGTGATCCAGGAGGCGAAGGAGATTACGATGAACTGCGCTCAGATCCTGAACGACGTCGGGCTGCAGCTCACTTTCCTACTCGA CGACCTGCTCCGGCCCGACGAAGAAACAGGGCCCGTGCCGTCGCTCACCGTgaccggcgtcgaggcgcggtAG
- the SYG1 gene encoding Xenotropic and polytropic retrovirus receptor 1 (TransMembrane:7 (o490-509i530-549o561-581i588-605o647-664i711-731o758-778i); EggNog:ENOG503NTYU; COG:U) — protein sequence MKFARYLEENAVDEWRKAYINYRGLKKLIKRVDEHYELRQARNSQMRFPNMPEQARNRAARLIRRGTSVFKGSNGAPEYKDPEPGAIEDELPEVSLKDTGLSLLHGAADIEAPEEEEPQPGPSSASVHSVLHADGTKTNKVLDGESRLSEEPEAYAGPTVKDLGRHRMPTSWVVPEEGDNDNIDIHKLIKKLFDSEERKFFYALDDEVARIVHFYEEREREAIERLSTLVTQLSELAEHRREFKAKTNEVVNHGGLSRIFSAVPVKMDAEGLQRARLNAQHLAKSPSSPNTADAGDKRRAQAIEHMQALNIGPLHPQAPGENQLRIEHDPVRYKAARKKLREAVIENYRALEILNNYRILNRTGFTKILKKFDKTLNVETLHLYYSSRVMPTPLVTSETVPKLLRATEEIFTSYFEHGDSKRARDVLREPFSLPPGMREHNHHQSVFRTGVYLGVALCATIQGLRDALDPQTQAVLPQWKQLLQLYAAEFIPTLFALLFGLNLAAWQHVRINTVFIFEWDAGNALEPTQYFEMPAIFLLLLSIFFWVSFASPDATDIAPTTWPLVWLVIVLLLLLNPLPMLHSSSRRWFVKSICRVFGAGIFASVEFRDFFLGDELNSLAYSMSNLWFLGCEYHHHFHQPDVCPMSISWWVPVLTAIPAFLRFVQCFRRYADSRGMVRIHLVNAGKYASSILNAFFYFNYRHHNSQGTKHFVLWIVFAAISSIFTSSWDLIMDWNLLQRHSKYPLLRTSLAFEEVWPIYYFAIVSNVFLRFIWVIYLFGGPASLQLRSFLAALLEMLRRWQWNFIRLENEHIVPLPYPTSRSQMVENDMDDDARSSFNLRAFSIRSSNSEDMMRMNDERAQETLERTRVGLQAARRRNTQEVEHEMDS from the exons ATGAAGTT CGCACGGTATCTGGAGGAGAATGCCGTGGACGAATGGCGCAAAGCCTACATTAACTATCGTGGGCTAAAGAAGCTCAtcaagcgcgtcgacgagcactATGAGCTGCGTCAGGCACGCAACTCGCAGATGCGCTTCCCAAATATGCCAGAGCAAGCACGCAACAGAGCCGCGCGGCTGATTCGCCGCGGCACAAGCGTATTCAAGGGCTCGAATGGGGCGCCCGAATACAAGGACCCTGAGCCGGGCGCCatcgaggacgagctgccCGAAGTGAGTCTGAAGGATACCGGCCTTTCGCTGCTGCACGGTGCCGCGGATATCGAGGCTccggaggaggaggagcccCAGCCTGGAccctcgtccgcgtccgTTCATTCGGTGCTGCATGCGGACGGCACCAAGACCAACAaggtcctcgacggcgaATCCCGCTTGTCTGAGGAACCCGAGGCGTATGCCGGTCCTACGGTGAAGGACTTGGGCCGTCACCGCATGCCGACATCGTGGGTCGTGCCGGAAGAAGGCGATAATGATAACATTGACATCCACAAGCTCATTAAGAAGCTGTTTGACTCTGAGGAGCGCAAGTTCTTctatgcgctcgacgacgaagTGGCGCGTATTGTGCACTTTTACGAGGAGCGTGAGCGCGAGGCTATTGAGCGCCTCTCGACTCTGGTTACACAGCTCAgtgagctcgccgagcaccgtcGCGAGTTCAAAGCCAAGACAAACGAAGTGGTCAACCACGGCGGCCTTTCGCGCATCTTTTCCGCGGTGCCAGTCAAGATGGATGCCGAGGgtctgcagcgtgcgcgccttaatgcgcagcacctcgccaaatcgccctcgtcgcccaACACGGCCGATGCCGGCGACAAGCGGCGTGCACAGGCAATCGAGCACATGCAGGCGCTCAATATCGGCCCGCTGCACCCCCAGGCCCCTGGTGAGAACCAGCTGCGTATTGAACATGACCCAGTGCGGTACAAAGCCGCGCGCAAGAAGCTACGGGAGGCGGTGATTGAAAACTACCGTGCTCTCGAGATTCTAAACAACTACCGCATCTTGAACCGGACGGGCTTTACCAAGATCCTGAAAAAGTTTGACAAGACGCTAAacgtcgagacgctgcaccTCTACTACTCAAGCCGTGTGATGCCCACGCCGCTCGTCACCTCCGAGACGGTGCCAaagctgctgcgtgcgaccGAAGAAATCTTTACGTCGTACTTTGAGCACGGCGACAGTAAGCGGGCGCGCGATGTGTTGCGCGAGCCGTTCAGCCTGCCGCCAGGTATGCGTGAGCACAATCACCACCAGAGTGTGTTCCGCACGGGCGTATACCTCGGTGTTGCGCTCTGTGCTACGATTCagggcctgcgcgacgcgctggaccCGCAGACGCAAGCGGTGCTGCCGCAGTGGAAGCAGCTTCTGCAGCTGTACGCGGCCGAATTTATTCcgacgctctttgcgctgctcTTTGGTCTGAATCTCGCGGCGTGGCAACATGTGCGTATCAACACCGTCTTTATTTTCGAGTGGGATGCCGgcaatgcgctcgagccgacGCAGTACTTTGAGATGCCGGCGATCTTCTTGCTGCTGCTCAGCATCTTTTTCTGGGTGTCGTTCGCGAGCCCGGATGCGACCGATATTGCGCCCACAACCTGGCCGTTGGTCTGGCTCGTGATTGTCTTGCTTCTCTTGCTGAATCCACTGCCCATGTTGCACAGCTCGAGTCGCCGGTGGTTTGTCAAGAGTATTTGCCGTGTCTTTGGCGCCGGCATTTTTGCTTCGGTCGAGTTCCGTGATTTcttcctcggcgacgagctcaaTTCGCTCGCGTACTCGATGAGCAACTTGTGGTTCCTTGGATGCGAGTACCATCACCATTTCCATCAGCCTGACGTGTGTCCCATGTCGATCTCATGGTGGGTCCCGGTGCTCACAGCCATCCCTGCCTTTTTGCGTTTCGTGCAGTGCTTCCGCCGTTACGCAGACAGTCGGGGTATGGTCCGCATCCATCTGGTGAATGCAGGCAAGTACGCCTCATCGATCCTAAATGCCTTTTTCTACTTTAATTACCGGCACCACAATTCGCAGGGCACTAAGCACTTTGTGCTCTGGATTGTCTTTGCGGCGATCAGCTCCATCTTCACCAGCTCGTGGGACCTAATTATGGACTGGAACTTGCTACAGCGTCACTCTAAATACCCGCTGCTTCGCACAAGTCTTGCATTTGAGGAGGTATGGCCGATCTACTACTTTGCGATTGTCTCCAACGTCTTTTTGCGCTTCATTTGGGTCATTTATCTGTTTGGCGGCCCTGCGTCTTTGCAGCTGCGCTCCTTCCTCGCAGCACTGCTCGagatgctgcgccgctggcaATGGAACTTTATTCGTCTCGAGAACGAACACATTG TGCCTTTGCCCTACCCCACCTCGCGTTCGCAGATGGTGGAGAACGACAtggacgacgatgcgcggAGTTCGTTCAACTTGCGTGCATTCAGCATTCGTTCGAGCAACTCGGAGGATATGATGCGCATGAACGACGAGCGTGCCCAGGAGACCCTCGAGCGTACACGCGTGGGCCTCCAAGCTGCCCGCCGCCGGAATACCCAGGAAGTGGAGCACGAGATGGATTCGTAA
- a CDS encoding uncharacterized protein (COG:J; BUSCO:EOG092643JW; EggNog:ENOG503NZCB) yields the protein MLRAIGVRAQLAQGLRAVLGMEHTASLHTTAPVEESKRRRASRLRRTANLERRDIKERLFALSRPDPVLAHQLNDEGYTYWKNSELAQLILSKEEVWGLAEDRRGQLVPVEPLPRPDDAQVDAQAAEFGGPRRLNFGLGEEERRTLFQSLPRVMTEDRVLDAASVHAGRDQGADILAAEHAQSEEEQQQSAAALARILDLRNASGKGIQVENTRRIVQHFGARENGQGPDTGSPEVQAAILTYRIRNLAEHLGQARHDHSNRRSMAKLVHQRARVLRYLKSRDPIRYQAFLPRIGVEARAVEGEVIVPGMPKVKRI from the coding sequence ATGCTGCGAGCGatcggcgtgcgtgcgcagctcgcgcaagggctgcgtgccgtgctcggcatgGAGCACACTGCGTCTCTGCATACCACTGCTCCCGTCGAGGAAAGcaagcggcggcgtgcgtcgcgtcTGCGCCGTACTGCAAATttggagcgccgcgacatcaaggagcgcctctttgcgctgtCGCGCCCCGACCCTGTGCTTGCACACCAGCTGAACGACGAGGGCTATACATACTGGAAGAACTcggagcttgcgcagcttaTTCTGTCGAAAGAAGAGGTGTGgggcctcgccgaggaccgcCGTGGCCAGCTCGTGCCTGTCGAGCCCCTGCCGCGccccgacgacgcgcaagtcgacgcgcaggccgccgagtTTGGCGGCCCCCGCCGCCTGAACTTTGGCCtgggcgaggaggagcgccgtACGCTCTTCCAGTCGCTCCCCCGCGTCATGACGGAGGACCGCGTGctggacgcggcgagcgtgcacgccggccgtgACCAAGGCGCCGATATCCTTGCTGCTGAGCACGCCCAGAGCGAAgaggagcagcagcagagcgccgccgcgctggcgcgtATCCTGGACCTGCGCAACGCGAGCGGCAAAGGCATCCAGGTGGAAAACACGCGGCGGATTGTGCAGCACTTTGGCGCACGCGAAAATGGCCAAGGGCCCGATACCGGCTCGCCGGAGGTGCAGGCGGCGATCCTCACCTACCGCATCCGCAACCTGGCTGAGCACCTCGggcaggcgcggcacgaCCACAGCAACCGGCGTTCGATGGCGAAGCTCGTGCAccagcgtgcgcgtgtGCTGCGCTACCTCAAGTCGCGCGACCCGATCCGCTACCAAGCCTTCCTGCCCCGGATTggtgtcgaggcgcgcgcagTCGAGGGCGAGGTCATTGTTCCGGGCATGCCCAAGGTAAAGCGTATTTAG